One region of Rhodocaloribacter litoris genomic DNA includes:
- a CDS encoding T9SS type A sorting domain-containing protein, with amino-acid sequence MRLVLFFSLGVILLGAAPEATAQLRQYEVHRRGMLHETIYNTGEIGRAYHQGQAGNDTNVPLMEWPGYSATVVDDISFDGKHYIIGGGMNISGEAADTTQRMFAFAGGVGSSTPEQVAGRWVFPYGVFRTENYPVLDNGELNPDYNPDEAEEIIVSTWGTSLGVLVTRTTRAWSYPDYDDFIIYEYELEYTGDRDGDLIPDTEAPLTDVLVSFVYGFAGNMFGYQREYNRWLYTDYERNDQRARFDPTRWLAYNLHMNGLPDPVYRDAWGASGENGGGLNAPGAPGFMMLYYDMEHLATPDETHADVAVEDSAIVWTTQYGGGPKIIQPWMVRLETSNLRQSKIEQQLVVDPRKNPPYRGGSVEPPAGDTTSAIYRWYQEYWVGRGRFNHRQTRKAVGRFFTFGPYTLRIGDRLRFAYAEVIGYGAATREETEAGLVDFGGSCGEDCGEASERAFYPVPNYAEVIRYGGTAFPPTYPYGFQYEYGNTYLSEYGLPDYVNSDVVTVRDVADKAKEAYTGSAEGPPYAIESFPPTGVYRLPIPVPAPAIEVASDERAQNVIFWGPQVESFEHERLQGRLDHYAVYRARHPVGPWQLLARVTPGDPDFINNGDISFVPEGYYFVRDPEPRVGETYYYSVLSVDEAGRTSGRTNLTRYETQLGPADELREVYVVPNPFVVRSGFGGAVESQLRLGFYGLPARATIKIYSFAGQLVETIEHDDPTYSTAYLQVTRNNQRLASGVYFYVVTTPSGEMARGKFAIIR; translated from the coding sequence ATGCGGCTTGTTCTCTTCTTTTCTCTCGGCGTGATCCTGCTCGGGGCTGCCCCCGAGGCAACGGCCCAGCTCCGCCAGTACGAGGTGCACCGGCGGGGGATGCTTCACGAGACCATCTACAATACCGGCGAGATCGGCCGGGCCTATCACCAGGGACAGGCGGGCAACGATACGAACGTCCCGCTCATGGAATGGCCCGGCTATTCGGCCACCGTCGTCGATGACATCTCCTTCGACGGGAAACACTACATCATCGGCGGGGGGATGAACATCTCGGGCGAAGCCGCCGACACCACCCAGCGCATGTTCGCCTTCGCCGGGGGGGTGGGCTCCAGCACGCCGGAGCAGGTCGCCGGCCGGTGGGTCTTTCCCTACGGCGTCTTTCGCACCGAAAACTATCCCGTGCTGGACAACGGCGAACTGAATCCGGACTACAACCCCGACGAAGCCGAGGAAATCATCGTCTCGACCTGGGGCACCTCCCTGGGCGTCCTCGTCACCCGGACCACACGGGCCTGGAGCTACCCGGACTACGACGACTTCATCATCTACGAGTACGAGCTCGAGTACACCGGCGACCGCGACGGCGACCTCATCCCGGACACGGAGGCACCGCTCACCGATGTCCTCGTCAGCTTTGTGTATGGCTTTGCCGGCAACATGTTCGGTTACCAGCGGGAGTACAACCGCTGGCTGTATACGGACTACGAGCGAAACGACCAGCGCGCGCGTTTCGACCCCACGCGCTGGCTTGCTTACAACCTTCACATGAACGGCCTGCCCGATCCGGTCTACCGCGACGCGTGGGGTGCGAGCGGGGAGAACGGCGGCGGCCTCAACGCCCCCGGTGCGCCCGGCTTCATGATGCTCTACTACGACATGGAGCATCTCGCCACCCCGGACGAGACGCACGCCGACGTGGCCGTTGAGGACTCGGCCATCGTGTGGACGACGCAGTACGGCGGCGGGCCCAAAATCATCCAGCCGTGGATGGTCCGGCTGGAGACGAGCAACCTCCGGCAGTCGAAGATAGAACAGCAGCTCGTCGTCGATCCCCGGAAGAACCCGCCCTACCGTGGCGGTTCGGTCGAGCCTCCGGCCGGGGATACCACCTCCGCCATATACCGGTGGTACCAGGAGTACTGGGTCGGGCGAGGCCGGTTCAACCACCGCCAGACACGTAAAGCCGTGGGTCGCTTCTTCACGTTCGGTCCCTACACCCTCCGCATCGGTGACAGGCTCCGCTTCGCCTATGCCGAGGTCATCGGGTACGGCGCCGCCACCCGGGAGGAAACGGAGGCGGGACTGGTGGATTTCGGGGGCTCGTGCGGCGAGGATTGCGGCGAGGCGAGCGAGCGCGCCTTCTATCCCGTTCCGAACTACGCCGAGGTCATTCGCTACGGCGGCACGGCTTTTCCCCCGACGTATCCCTACGGCTTCCAGTATGAATACGGTAACACGTATCTCTCCGAATACGGCCTCCCGGATTACGTCAACTCCGACGTGGTGACGGTCCGTGACGTGGCCGACAAGGCAAAAGAGGCCTACACCGGCAGCGCCGAGGGACCACCCTATGCCATCGAATCCTTCCCTCCGACGGGGGTCTACCGGCTTCCGATCCCCGTGCCGGCGCCCGCCATCGAGGTGGCCAGCGACGAGCGCGCCCAGAACGTGATCTTCTGGGGGCCCCAGGTGGAGAGCTTCGAGCACGAGCGGCTGCAGGGCCGGCTCGATCACTATGCCGTCTATCGGGCCCGGCACCCCGTCGGTCCCTGGCAACTGCTGGCCAGGGTGACGCCGGGTGATCCGGACTTCATCAACAACGGGGACATCTCCTTCGTGCCCGAGGGGTACTACTTCGTTCGCGACCCGGAGCCGCGTGTGGGCGAGACGTACTACTACTCCGTGCTCAGCGTCGACGAGGCAGGGCGTACGAGCGGGCGGACCAACCTCACGCGGTACGAGACGCAACTCGGCCCGGCCGATGAATTGCGCGAGGTCTACGTCGTCCCCAACCCGTTCGTGGTTCGCTCGGGTTTCGGCGGGGCGGTGGAAAGCCAGCTCCGGCTCGGCTTCTACGGCCTGCCGGCACGGGCCACGATCAAGATCTATTCCTTCGCGGGGCAGCTCGTGGAGACCATCGAGCACGACGACCCCACGTACTCGACGGCTTATCTCCAGGTCACGCGCAACAACCAGCGCCTCGCCTCGGGGGTCTATTTCTACGTCGTCACGACCCCTTCGGGCGAGATGGCGCGTGGCAAATTCGCCATCATCCGTTAA
- a CDS encoding PorV/PorQ family protein: protein MRTEASCRLLGVVAALLIGWVAPSAAAQKVGTTSFQFLKVMPVARATAMGDAYAALARGAEALFWNPAGLALTDGIEVTGTHIPYLVDTRISSAGLAFALGDFGRLGLQIQYVDYGDLVETRTDLLGFNADGTFNPGLTGNTFSPQAWAFGLSYGRALNDQFRIGLTGKYVYESLYNGNTTFTDPQSGAVYNTGAGVLLFDFGLQYDTGFRSLQLGAAVQNFGAEVAFVEESFAAPLTFRLGVAANLIGPGALLQPHAGQRLTVVYDLHQPNDYDQQMHLGLEYAFAEVLTLRAGRKLNYDTENWTFGGGIRLALGSSDFSFDYSYSGMSVDLGVAHRLTLSARLK from the coding sequence ATGCGCACGGAAGCGTCCTGCCGGCTCCTCGGAGTCGTGGCAGCGCTCCTGATCGGATGGGTTGCCCCGTCGGCGGCAGCCCAGAAAGTGGGGACGACCTCCTTCCAGTTTTTGAAAGTGATGCCGGTTGCCCGGGCTACGGCCATGGGGGACGCGTATGCGGCCCTCGCCCGGGGGGCCGAGGCGCTCTTCTGGAACCCGGCCGGCCTGGCTCTCACCGACGGGATCGAGGTGACGGGCACGCACATTCCCTACCTCGTCGACACCCGCATCTCCTCGGCCGGCCTGGCCTTCGCACTGGGGGACTTCGGCCGCCTGGGGCTTCAGATCCAGTATGTCGACTACGGGGACCTCGTCGAGACGCGGACGGACCTGCTGGGGTTCAACGCGGACGGAACCTTCAACCCCGGCCTTACGGGCAACACCTTCAGCCCACAGGCCTGGGCGTTCGGGCTCTCCTACGGGCGCGCCCTCAACGATCAGTTCCGCATCGGGCTCACCGGCAAGTACGTCTATGAGTCGCTCTACAACGGGAATACTACCTTCACCGACCCTCAAAGCGGGGCGGTATACAACACCGGCGCCGGTGTCCTGCTTTTCGACTTCGGGCTTCAGTATGACACCGGGTTCCGCTCGCTTCAGCTGGGTGCCGCCGTGCAGAACTTCGGGGCGGAGGTGGCCTTTGTCGAGGAGAGTTTCGCAGCCCCGCTGACGTTCCGGCTCGGTGTTGCGGCCAACCTGATCGGGCCGGGGGCGCTGCTCCAGCCCCATGCGGGCCAGCGCCTCACCGTGGTCTACGACCTCCATCAACCCAACGACTACGACCAGCAGATGCATCTCGGGCTGGAGTATGCCTTTGCGGAGGTGCTCACCCTCCGGGCCGGCCGGAAACTCAACTACGACACCGAGAACTGGACGTTCGGAGGGGGTATCCGTCTTGCCCTCGGTTCCTCGGACTTCTCGTTTGACTACTCCTATTCCGGGATGAGTGTTGATCTCGGCGTGGCCCATCGCCTTACCCTGAGTGCCCGGTTGAAGTAA
- a CDS encoding chondroitinase-B domain-containing protein, with product MASPLRFSPLALLLILTTGTAWAQTDHYVTTPAALEAAIRSARPGDFITLANGTWTDLVITFDTDGAPGDTITLRAETPGEVLLTGTSRLQIAGDYLKVDGLRFEGGALPDGVPVIEFRRSSGDLANHSRLTNCTVVDYNPPSTRTEYKWVSVYGRFNRVDHCYFAGKTNEGALLVVWLRDPPDDAPPEHRIDHNHFGPRPEFGDNGAETIRIGTSARSMQKANVVVERNLFTETNGEIEIISNKSGGNVYRGNTFRRARGTLTLRHGNGCLVEGNFFFGEGIAGTGGVRIIGEDHRVVNNYFQDLRGTGYYAALSMVQGVPDSPLNRYFQVKRAVVAHNTFVNTEKTFVIGVGASADQSLPPEDITVVNNVVQTYPTASVLEIELAPVGETTWAGNIVYGRPDALPQGFTFADPGLEQGADGLYRPGPASPVLDAADPAFAPEADMDGQPRDARAPDAGADEHADAPVLYTPLTPADVGPAWRVAVAVEAPWEPRPSRLAPSFPNPFDSTTTVSFTLEQAAHARLRLYDIAGREVLRLLDQALAPGLHEVALDGRQLPTGTYVLVLETNGRADYRLITILRTSR from the coding sequence ATGGCTTCTCCGCTTCGTTTCAGCCCGCTCGCCCTGCTCCTGATCCTGACGACTGGAACGGCATGGGCACAGACCGACCATTACGTCACGACGCCGGCCGCGCTGGAGGCGGCCATCCGGAGCGCCCGCCCGGGTGACTTCATCACCCTGGCCAACGGTACCTGGACCGACCTCGTGATCACCTTCGACACGGATGGCGCGCCGGGGGATACCATCACGCTGCGGGCCGAAACCCCCGGCGAGGTGCTCCTCACCGGCACTTCCCGCCTTCAGATTGCCGGCGACTACCTCAAGGTGGACGGCCTCCGCTTCGAGGGGGGCGCGCTCCCTGACGGCGTTCCGGTCATCGAGTTCCGCCGCTCGTCGGGCGACCTGGCCAACCACAGCCGGCTGACCAACTGCACCGTCGTCGATTACAACCCGCCGAGCACGCGCACCGAGTACAAATGGGTATCCGTGTACGGCCGCTTCAACCGGGTGGATCATTGCTACTTTGCCGGCAAGACCAACGAAGGCGCCCTCCTCGTGGTCTGGCTCCGCGACCCGCCCGACGACGCGCCGCCGGAGCACCGGATCGACCACAACCACTTCGGCCCCCGGCCCGAGTTCGGCGACAACGGGGCCGAGACGATCCGGATCGGCACGAGCGCCCGCTCGATGCAGAAGGCCAACGTCGTCGTCGAGCGCAATCTGTTCACCGAGACGAACGGCGAGATCGAGATCATATCGAACAAATCGGGCGGCAACGTCTACCGGGGCAATACCTTCCGCCGGGCGCGGGGCACGCTCACGCTGCGCCACGGGAACGGCTGCCTGGTCGAGGGCAACTTCTTCTTCGGTGAGGGCATCGCGGGCACGGGCGGGGTGCGCATCATCGGAGAGGACCACCGCGTCGTCAACAACTATTTCCAGGACCTGCGGGGCACGGGCTACTATGCTGCCCTCTCGATGGTGCAGGGCGTGCCCGATTCCCCGCTGAACCGCTACTTCCAGGTCAAGCGGGCCGTCGTGGCGCACAACACGTTCGTCAACACCGAGAAGACGTTCGTGATCGGCGTGGGCGCCAGCGCCGATCAGTCGTTGCCGCCCGAGGACATCACGGTCGTCAACAACGTAGTGCAGACCTACCCCACCGCGTCCGTCCTCGAGATTGAGCTGGCACCCGTCGGAGAGACGACGTGGGCGGGGAACATCGTCTACGGCCGCCCGGACGCGCTGCCGCAGGGGTTCACGTTCGCCGATCCCGGGCTGGAGCAGGGAGCCGACGGGCTGTATCGCCCCGGGCCTGCGAGTCCGGTGCTGGATGCCGCCGACCCGGCGTTCGCGCCGGAAGCCGACATGGACGGCCAGCCCCGCGACGCCCGGGCACCGGATGCCGGGGCCGACGAGCACGCGGACGCCCCGGTGCTCTACACGCCCCTGACCCCCGCCGACGTCGGGCCGGCGTGGCGGGTGGCCGTCGCCGTCGAGGCGCCGTGGGAGCCCCGCCCGTCCCGGCTGGCTCCCAGCTTCCCCAACCCGTTCGACAGCACGACGACGGTGTCCTTCACCCTGGAGCAGGCCGCGCACGCCCGCCTGCGCCTCTACGACATCGCCGGGCGCGAGGTGCTTCGCCTGCTCGACCAGGCGCTGGCGCCGGGCCTCCATGAAGTCGCGCTGGACGGCCGGCAGCTGCCGACGGGCACCTACGTGCTGGTGCTGGAAACCAACGGTCGGGCTGACTACCGCCTCATCACGATCCTGCGAACGTCCCGGTAA
- a CDS encoding chondroitinase-B domain-containing protein, with product MRYAVWLIALFVTLAGCRYPAAPARVLVSSAGELNRAIAEATPGTEIVMANGAWRDVRIRFVGYGTEDRPIILRAETPGQVVIQGQSDLKLGGEYLVVDGLYFTSGASPSGAVIQFFINEDTLANHSRVTNCVIKDFNKPQRNLQDLWVLFKGRHNQLDHCYLAGKSNRGPTIRVDLDGNPSIYNYHRINNNHFGPRPPRGGPSAETIQIGDSGTSMTPSHTLVENNLFERCNGEVEVISSKSNFNEFRNNVFYLSEGSLVTRHGNYAVVAGNYFIGDGASPHIGGIRLIGTGHWVFNNYFYGLRGKEFRAPLAVMNGIPRSAVNRYFQVTDVVVAHNTWVNTISPWQFGVGSNVDQRDVLPPSEIRSETPIRTLFANNLIYNAEGDPMPIVRYDSIDGITFRNNLINNQGVPFRGVDGLPEHDFSMVELEKNIWVPASDLSDVEVYHGFEFERIDRDLFGNPRGEKNAVGATNGTMPEPPNILDPARYGPAWYDPAPAGTQEPGVHRVSQPADLVQAVVRAADGDVIELASGRYEIDTPIRIDRTIVIQSADSSARARIVYRGAAGTPAFELHPGGHLVLRGVVLQGHGENYAFAPLKEGMSRLYNLRVEDSEISGFDYVLKAYKHSFAEFITFESTVIRDCTNGLDLSAEDDDRGEYNAENVYLLDSRFERVGRNVVNYYRGGYDESTVGGNLIVKGSTFTRSGSRDESGILINTYGIINVRIEDNVFRDNPVRIVTRLWGAKNNTHAGNVLENSGAIVVEQNLPLKLMY from the coding sequence ATGAGATACGCTGTCTGGCTGATCGCCCTGTTCGTCACCCTGGCCGGGTGTCGGTATCCGGCCGCCCCTGCGAGGGTGCTGGTTTCCAGCGCCGGGGAGCTGAACCGGGCCATCGCGGAGGCCACACCGGGGACGGAGATCGTCATGGCGAATGGCGCGTGGCGCGACGTTCGGATCCGCTTCGTCGGATACGGCACGGAAGACCGGCCCATCATCCTGCGTGCCGAAACGCCCGGCCAGGTGGTCATCCAGGGACAGTCGGATCTGAAACTGGGGGGCGAATACCTGGTGGTGGACGGCCTGTATTTTACCAGCGGTGCCTCACCGTCCGGCGCCGTCATCCAGTTTTTCATCAACGAGGATACGCTGGCCAACCACAGCCGGGTGACCAACTGCGTCATCAAGGATTTCAACAAACCACAGCGCAACCTGCAGGATCTCTGGGTCCTGTTCAAGGGGCGGCACAATCAGCTCGATCATTGCTATCTGGCCGGCAAATCCAACCGTGGGCCGACGATCCGGGTGGACCTGGATGGAAACCCGAGCATCTACAATTATCACCGGATCAACAACAACCATTTCGGGCCAAGACCGCCCCGGGGAGGACCGAGTGCGGAAACCATCCAGATCGGGGATAGCGGTACCTCCATGACGCCGAGCCATACCCTGGTGGAGAACAACCTGTTCGAACGGTGCAATGGAGAAGTGGAGGTTATTTCGAGCAAATCCAACTTCAACGAATTCCGAAACAATGTTTTCTATTTGAGTGAAGGCTCGCTGGTCACCCGGCATGGAAACTATGCCGTCGTGGCGGGCAACTACTTCATCGGAGATGGCGCGTCGCCGCACATCGGGGGCATCCGGCTCATCGGAACGGGCCACTGGGTGTTCAACAACTACTTCTACGGCCTGCGCGGCAAAGAATTCAGAGCGCCCCTGGCCGTGATGAACGGGATCCCGCGCTCGGCCGTAAACCGGTATTTTCAGGTGACGGACGTCGTGGTGGCCCACAACACCTGGGTCAATACCATCTCGCCCTGGCAGTTCGGCGTCGGGTCGAACGTGGATCAGCGGGACGTGCTGCCGCCCTCCGAGATCCGATCGGAGACGCCCATCCGCACGCTGTTCGCCAACAACCTCATCTACAATGCGGAAGGGGACCCGATGCCCATCGTCCGCTACGATTCGATCGACGGCATCACGTTCCGGAACAACCTCATCAACAACCAGGGCGTGCCCTTCCGGGGGGTGGATGGACTTCCAGAACATGATTTCTCGATGGTCGAGCTGGAAAAAAACATCTGGGTGCCTGCTTCCGATCTGAGCGACGTCGAGGTGTACCACGGCTTCGAGTTCGAACGGATCGATCGGGATCTGTTTGGCAACCCCCGGGGCGAAAAAAACGCTGTGGGCGCCACCAACGGGACGATGCCCGAGCCGCCGAACATCCTGGACCCGGCCCGGTATGGTCCCGCGTGGTATGATCCTGCGCCGGCCGGTACGCAGGAGCCCGGGGTTCACCGGGTGAGCCAGCCCGCAGACCTGGTGCAGGCCGTGGTCCGTGCCGCCGACGGCGACGTGATCGAACTCGCGTCCGGGCGCTACGAGATCGACACGCCCATCCGGATCGACAGAACGATCGTCATCCAGTCCGCGGATTCTTCGGCCCGAGCACGCATCGTATATCGCGGGGCGGCCGGCACCCCGGCCTTTGAGCTGCATCCCGGCGGGCATCTCGTCCTGCGCGGGGTGGTGTTGCAGGGGCATGGCGAGAATTACGCCTTTGCCCCCCTTAAAGAAGGCATGTCCAGGCTGTATAACCTGAGGGTAGAGGATTCAGAGATATCCGGCTTCGATTATGTGCTCAAAGCCTACAAGCACTCCTTCGCCGAGTTCATAACGTTCGAATCCACGGTGATCCGGGATTGCACCAATGGGCTGGATCTTTCCGCCGAGGATGATGACCGAGGGGAGTACAACGCGGAGAACGTCTACCTCCTCGATAGCCGCTTCGAGCGGGTCGGCAGGAACGTGGTGAACTATTATCGCGGTGGCTACGACGAGTCTACCGTGGGAGGAAATCTGATCGTAAAGGGCAGCACGTTTACCCGTAGTGGCAGCCGGGATGAAAGCGGCATATTGATCAATACGTATGGCATTATAAACGTTCGCATCGAGGACAACGTGTTTCGGGACAATCCCGTCCGGATCGTGACGCGCCTGTGGGGGGCGAAGAACAACACGCACGCCGGCAATGTGCTCGAGAACTCGGGCGCCATCGTGGTAGAGCAGAATCTGCCCCTGAAATTGATGTACTAG
- a CDS encoding heparinase II/III domain-containing protein gives MPVSVAMTVLFSARMWGVVLLLVLVMPVRAQEQHPKVFITASEAAAIREARGHYTLLDATLEAATEMVEAALAAPIETPPPGEAGGYAHERHKQNYREMYHAGLLYQITGDRRYAAFVRDMLLQYAEMYPALEPHPLSENQVPGKLFHQLLNENVWLVHTIIGYDCVYDALTPDERATIEANVFYPMVSWFMNEGAYSMNRIHNHGTWTVAAVGMAGYVLGEPEWVEQALYGTDKRGEAGFMRQLDLLFSPDGYYMEGPYYARYAIWPFFYFAEAIQRYEPERNIYGYRDGILRKALYATVQTALPDGTFPALNDASLSMNVAAPGVVLATDLVFERYGPDPVLLGVAGFQNAVVLNGAGLAVARAYEAADEVPEMTWPSVEFRDGADGEGGGLGILRVGRGKDQTVALMKYGVHGLGHGHFDKLSILFYDQRRDVLDDYGFARFVNVEPKYGGRYLPENDTWAKQTIAHNTVVVDGRSQNDGDRKAADAMHADRHFFDGDPSDGVQSMSAYARGYYTGVDMQRTVLLVEDEAFDYPLLIDLFRLESDAEHQYDYPIHYDGIPMATSFDLAGHTDVLRPLGEDAGYQHIWETARARPDAVVQFSWLDGQRYYTLTTAAAPGTEVLMGRTGAHDPHFNLRSEPLLLLRRRAADHLFASVIEPHGYFSEASEQSSNARPYIAAVRVLGFDATASVVEIEAQDGRRWQVFVNNGPAGDGPHTAHFGGKTYTWTGNAEMRPVRDGTE, from the coding sequence ATGCCGGTCTCCGTTGCCATGACCGTCCTTTTCTCCGCCCGGATGTGGGGTGTCGTGCTGTTGCTGGTGCTGGTGATGCCGGTACGCGCGCAGGAGCAACACCCGAAGGTGTTCATTACGGCCTCGGAGGCCGCCGCCATCCGGGAGGCACGCGGGCATTATACGCTCCTCGATGCGACGCTCGAGGCGGCGACGGAGATGGTGGAGGCGGCCCTGGCGGCGCCCATCGAGACGCCCCCGCCCGGTGAGGCCGGCGGCTACGCGCACGAGCGGCACAAGCAGAACTACCGCGAGATGTACCACGCCGGCCTGCTGTACCAGATCACCGGCGACCGGCGGTATGCCGCCTTCGTGCGGGACATGCTCCTCCAGTACGCCGAGATGTACCCGGCCCTCGAGCCGCACCCGCTGAGCGAGAACCAGGTGCCCGGCAAACTTTTCCATCAGCTCCTCAACGAGAACGTCTGGCTCGTTCACACTATCATCGGGTATGACTGCGTCTACGACGCGCTCACGCCCGACGAACGGGCCACGATCGAGGCCAACGTGTTCTACCCGATGGTGTCGTGGTTCATGAACGAAGGGGCGTACTCGATGAACCGGATCCACAACCACGGCACCTGGACGGTCGCCGCCGTCGGGATGGCCGGTTACGTCCTCGGGGAGCCGGAATGGGTCGAGCAGGCGCTCTACGGGACGGACAAGCGTGGCGAGGCCGGCTTCATGCGCCAGCTCGACCTGCTCTTCTCGCCCGACGGCTACTACATGGAGGGCCCCTACTACGCCCGCTATGCCATCTGGCCGTTCTTCTATTTCGCCGAGGCCATCCAGCGCTACGAGCCGGAACGCAACATCTACGGCTACCGCGACGGCATCCTTCGCAAGGCGCTCTATGCGACGGTTCAGACGGCCCTGCCCGATGGTACCTTCCCGGCCCTCAACGACGCCAGCCTGAGCATGAACGTCGCCGCGCCGGGTGTCGTGCTGGCCACCGACCTCGTCTTCGAACGCTACGGTCCCGACCCCGTTTTGCTCGGGGTGGCCGGGTTCCAGAACGCCGTCGTGCTCAACGGGGCCGGCCTGGCGGTGGCCCGGGCCTACGAGGCGGCCGACGAGGTCCCCGAGATGACGTGGCCGAGCGTCGAGTTTCGGGATGGGGCCGATGGCGAAGGCGGTGGCCTCGGGATCCTCCGCGTCGGGCGGGGAAAGGACCAGACCGTGGCGCTCATGAAATACGGCGTTCACGGCCTGGGGCACGGCCACTTCGACAAGCTCTCGATCCTCTTCTACGATCAGCGCCGCGACGTGCTCGACGACTATGGCTTTGCCCGGTTCGTCAACGTCGAACCCAAGTACGGCGGACGCTACCTTCCCGAGAATGACACCTGGGCCAAGCAGACGATCGCCCACAACACGGTCGTCGTGGATGGCCGCTCGCAGAACGACGGCGACCGCAAGGCGGCCGATGCGATGCACGCCGACCGCCACTTCTTCGACGGAGATCCTTCCGACGGCGTGCAGAGCATGAGTGCCTATGCGCGGGGGTACTACACTGGCGTGGACATGCAGCGGACGGTGCTGCTCGTCGAGGACGAAGCATTCGACTACCCGCTGCTGATCGACCTCTTCCGCCTCGAAAGCGACGCCGAGCACCAGTACGACTACCCGATCCACTACGACGGCATCCCGATGGCCACGTCGTTCGACCTGGCCGGCCATACGGACGTGCTCCGGCCCCTGGGCGAGGACGCGGGCTACCAGCACATCTGGGAAACCGCCCGGGCGCGCCCCGATGCGGTCGTCCAGTTCTCCTGGCTCGACGGCCAGCGTTACTACACCCTCACCACGGCCGCGGCCCCCGGAACCGAGGTGTTGATGGGCCGGACGGGGGCCCACGACCCCCATTTCAACCTGCGAAGCGAGCCGCTCCTGCTCCTGCGCCGCCGTGCCGCCGATCACCTCTTTGCCAGCGTCATCGAGCCGCACGGTTACTTCAGCGAGGCCAGCGAGCAGAGTAGCAACGCCCGGCCCTACATCGCGGCCGTGCGCGTGCTCGGCTTCGACGCGACGGCGAGCGTCGTCGAGATCGAGGCACAGGACGGGCGTCGCTGGCAGGTTTTCGTCAACAACGGGCCGGCGGGCGATGGCCCGCACACGGCCCACTTCGGTGGAAAAACCTACACCTGGACGGGCAACGCCGAGATGCGCCCCGTCCGCGACGGTACGGAATAA
- a CDS encoding SDR family NAD(P)-dependent oxidoreductase has product MTIDLTGKIALVTGGGRDIGKAICQCFAEAGAAVAVNYRASREEAEATVAEITSRGGKAIAVQADVTRPGDVERLIAETCERLGGSIDVLVNNAGGLLERKPIAEMPEELWDRVMAVNLKSVYLVTKAALPRMNDGGAIVNLSSLAARNGGGGGAVAYAASKGAVLTLTRGLAKELAGRKIRVNCVSPGLIDTTFHDTFTPDEARKRTAAMTAAGREGTPGDVARAVLFLASDAASYINGESLEINGGLYFV; this is encoded by the coding sequence ATGACCATCGACCTTACCGGAAAAATCGCTCTTGTAACCGGTGGCGGCCGGGATATCGGCAAAGCCATCTGCCAGTGTTTTGCCGAGGCGGGAGCCGCCGTGGCCGTCAACTACCGCGCCAGCCGCGAGGAGGCGGAGGCCACCGTGGCGGAAATCACCAGCCGGGGCGGCAAGGCCATCGCCGTGCAGGCCGACGTCACCCGGCCCGGGGACGTCGAACGCCTCATCGCCGAGACGTGTGAGCGCCTGGGCGGCTCCATCGACGTGCTCGTCAACAATGCCGGCGGCTTGCTCGAACGCAAACCCATCGCCGAGATGCCCGAGGAGCTGTGGGATCGGGTGATGGCCGTCAACCTCAAGAGTGTTTACCTCGTCACGAAAGCGGCCCTGCCCAGGATGAACGACGGCGGGGCGATCGTCAACCTGTCTTCGCTGGCCGCCCGGAACGGTGGGGGCGGCGGGGCCGTCGCGTATGCCGCCTCGAAGGGGGCGGTGCTCACCCTGACACGCGGCCTGGCCAAGGAACTCGCCGGGCGTAAGATCCGCGTCAACTGCGTCTCGCCGGGGTTGATCGACACCACCTTCCACGACACGTTCACCCCGGACGAGGCCCGGAAACGCACCGCCGCCATGACGGCCGCCGGGCGCGAGGGTACCCCCGGGGATGTGGCCCGGGCCGTCCTCTTTCTCGCCTCGGACGCCGCGTCGTACATCAACGGCGAGTCCCTGGAAATCAACGGGGGGCTGTACTTCGTGTAG
- a CDS encoding cupin domain-containing protein: protein MPYDESTPAHNGLNGSGVFARSGDIAWEQPEEGIRRQILGYDDQLMLVRVLFEAGAVGRLHRHPHRQTTYVESGVFEVEIGGEKAVLRAGDGFFVPPDVMHGAVALEAGSLIDVFTPARGSFLGMEDDFAFGKEGQPHQAENRSTDGSPAASSTPPAS from the coding sequence ATGCCATACGATGAATCGACCCCGGCCCACAATGGGCTCAACGGATCCGGCGTCTTCGCCAGAAGTGGGGATATCGCCTGGGAACAACCCGAGGAAGGCATCCGCCGCCAGATTCTCGGCTATGACGATCAGTTGATGCTCGTCCGGGTGCTCTTCGAGGCCGGCGCCGTAGGCCGGCTCCACCGCCATCCTCACCGCCAGACGACCTACGTCGAGTCCGGTGTCTTCGAGGTCGAAATCGGCGGGGAGAAGGCCGTACTCCGCGCCGGCGACGGGTTCTTCGTGCCGCCCGACGTAATGCACGGGGCCGTGGCGCTCGAAGCCGGCAGCCTCATCGATGTCTTCACGCCCGCCCGGGGCTCTTTTCTGGGCATGGAGGATGATTTCGCTTTCGGCAAGGAAGGGCAACCTCATCAAGCCGAAAACCGTTCGACGGACGGCTCCCCGGCGGCGTCATCTACCCCCCCCGCGTCCTGA